The Impatiens glandulifera chromosome 3, dImpGla2.1, whole genome shotgun sequence genome contains a region encoding:
- the LOC124929939 gene encoding F-box/kelch-repeat protein At3g06240-like, translated as MDAPSDHSLSSIKSSQTLSIPIELVMDILKRLSVRDVLRSRPVCKEWNSLLRTPKFISLHYNRSLQMRHENAASFVYLRTIPSRPPFQSRTRTFDARPRRVSITLTFFTLERTTTKLVAKVVKEEDIMAMLSSLLFPSCSCPTPSDLYYRMVCPFDGMVCFLCAKHIIMYNPATRESQVLLSHPDFYMNRIMGVWFESTMKQQYKVFGLISGDHWYKIIIYDSTLNSWRVTRIMFGIVNSEHGLLLNEVLHFQITDYDDYDDTSETMIVTFDARLETFGHFEFPSSDNICNITLLTFHGNLAFMESNIEMDIWIDSYYDDLWVMTEYGVQHSWTKKTLGPFDFSGYYKNSVYGTPLAFWKNKDEQDELLILAHKHTLSFNLDTMERTDLSLSLVAYGNSTIIPYNVETLLSLK; from the coding sequence ATGGATGCACCATCTGATCATTCTTTGTCTAGTATCAAGAGCAGCCAGACTCTTTCGATTCCCATTGAGTTGGTAATGGATATTCTAAAGAGGTTATCAGTTAGAGATGTTCTTCGGTCCAGACCCGTCTGCAAAGAATGGAATTCTCTATTAAGAACTCctaaatttatttctcttcattataaCCGTTCCTTGCAGATGAGACATGAAAACGCCGCGTCCTTTGTTTACCTTCGAACAATTCCATCTAGACCTCCCTTTCAAAGTAGAACTCGTACGTTTGATGCTAGGCCTAGGCGGGTGAGCATCACATTGACCTTTTTTACCTTGGAGAGAACAACCACCAAATTAGTAGCAAAAGTGGTCAAAGAAGAAGATATTATGGCCATGTTATCATCATTATTGTTTCCATCCTGCTCCTGCCCAACACCATCAGATTTGTATTACAGAATGGTTTGTCCTTTTGATGGGATGGTATGTTTTCTATGTGCAAAGCATATCATTATGTACAACCCAGCCACCAGAGAATCTCAAGTGTTACTCTCTCATCCTGATTTTTATATGAATCGTATTATGGGTGTTTGGTTCGAATCCACCATGAAACAACAATACAAAGTCTTTGGCCTAATTTCTGGTGACCACTGGTACAAGATCATTATATATGATTCTACTCTAAATAGTTGGAGAGTAACTAGAATCATGTTTGGAATAGTAAATTCTGAACATGGTTTGTTATTGAATGAAGTTTTACACTTTCAAATAACTGATTATGATGATTATGATGATACTAGTGAAACTATGATTGTCACATTTGATGCAAGATTAGAAACGTTTGGTCATTTTGAGTTCCCATCATCTGATAACATATGCAATATCACATTGTTAACCTTTCATGGGAATCTTGCCTTCATGGAATCGAATATTGAAATGGATATTTGGATAGATAGTTACTATGATGATTTATGGGTGATGACTGAATATGGGGTACAACATTCTTGGACAAAGAAAACTCTTGGTCCTTTTGATTTTTCTGGTTATTATAAGAATAGTGTTTATGGTACGCCATTAGCCTTTTGGAAAAACAAAGATGAACAGGACGAGTTGTTGATTCTAGCACACAAGCACACACTGTCTTTCAACCTCGATACAATGGAGAGGACTGATTTGAGTTTGTCACTCGTTGCTTATGGTAATTCAACTATTATACCGTATAATGTGGAGACTTTACTTTCTTTAAAATGA